The Altererythrobacter sp. Root672 genome includes a window with the following:
- a CDS encoding O-antigen ligase family protein, whose protein sequence is MANRLIVIAACFFLPWQLVRLPQENLSVSDMLFAAASLVLLLSGKLRVDVFGRLTIFWIGGLALMLGGLLVSSLASGEPDRWMPVAAQYLFALLVIPMVLRSCDRLTLQTAVTAFVVAVAISQLIGLLIIQFLTYDDVAPYVGQTVLSGNGRLGTLTGEPNSNGAVCVYALVMLLHCAMDRRMPIRIAVVCGGLIVAGLIASASFSAVAAGVLAISLFLVLGRFSNFVRFAVPLALVAVTYVWAGGPLPKPFEDRVVAAIATGDLDKAGTFTGRTHLVAEAWQMANDNMLIGLGTDRYREVNPEGMPVHNLHLLVLNEGGAVAGLGLTAMLVSMCLTSLLIWRNHRLDGAACAAITAAFFIYTMSIPHMYARIWIGPTLIVFALAFARYERATRRDGPDLAGNRSVRDSLRATG, encoded by the coding sequence ATGGCCAATCGCCTCATCGTTATTGCGGCGTGCTTCTTCCTGCCCTGGCAACTGGTGCGCCTGCCCCAGGAAAATTTGAGCGTCTCCGACATGCTGTTTGCTGCAGCAAGCCTGGTGCTCCTCCTGTCTGGAAAGTTGCGGGTCGACGTATTCGGAAGGTTGACGATCTTCTGGATTGGAGGCCTCGCATTGATGCTTGGCGGCTTGCTAGTCAGTTCACTCGCCAGCGGCGAGCCGGACCGCTGGATGCCGGTAGCGGCGCAGTATCTCTTCGCCTTGCTGGTCATACCGATGGTTCTACGGAGCTGCGATCGATTGACGTTGCAGACGGCGGTGACTGCCTTTGTCGTAGCCGTCGCTATCTCCCAGCTCATTGGGTTGCTGATCATTCAATTTCTTACCTATGACGACGTTGCCCCATATGTCGGGCAGACAGTCCTGTCGGGTAACGGTCGGCTCGGGACGTTGACGGGTGAGCCAAATTCGAACGGGGCGGTCTGCGTCTATGCGCTGGTGATGTTGCTTCACTGTGCCATGGATCGCCGGATGCCGATCCGCATTGCCGTGGTATGTGGTGGATTGATCGTGGCCGGCCTCATCGCCAGCGCCAGCTTCTCGGCAGTCGCGGCCGGAGTACTGGCAATTTCGCTCTTTCTGGTGCTTGGACGGTTTTCGAACTTTGTGAGGTTCGCGGTCCCGCTAGCCCTCGTGGCGGTCACTTATGTTTGGGCAGGGGGACCGTTGCCAAAGCCATTCGAGGATCGTGTGGTGGCCGCCATCGCAACCGGCGATCTCGACAAGGCTGGAACATTCACGGGACGGACGCACCTTGTTGCCGAGGCTTGGCAGATGGCAAACGACAACATGCTGATCGGGCTCGGCACCGATCGATATCGCGAAGTGAATCCGGAGGGCATGCCGGTCCACAATCTGCATCTCCTGGTCCTAAATGAGGGCGGGGCCGTTGCTGGCCTTGGGCTAACCGCAATGCTGGTGAGCATGTGCCTCACCAGCCTCCTGATCTGGCGGAACCATCGGCTGGACGGCGCTGCGTGCGCGGCCATTACGGCGGCCTTCTTCATCTATACGATGTCGATCCCGCACATGTACGCCCGCATCTGGATTGGTCCGACGCTCATCGTCTTTGCGCTGGCATTCGCAAGGTACGAGCGGGCAACGCGACGGGACGGTCCGGACCTTGCTGGCAACCGGTCCGTCCGGGACTCGCTGCGCGCGACGGGATAA
- a CDS encoding pectate lyase, whose amino-acid sequence MESGPRVCVFRVSGVIRFTDRPPIIREPYLTIAGQTAPGGGITLAHAGGPNGRTPLVLKTTHDIVVQHIRIRPDIFGENRESEDGITIENSSRVIIDHVSATWARDELINGYADNDELTISNSIFALGIPPHDKCALLASDPTDRQNVSFIGNICAHNGDRNPDANFPVRSCVEVVNNVFYNGQSEFTEVWESEGGTPISIVGNTYIAGRNTHAETVGIQNDRTESLGQATIYLWDNRFFGSFIHLGPNAREALSPTSPCPLTVHPKEVNAAYDAVLAQAGAWPRDDIDRRVVEDVKGRSGRIGAMTRVIPEIAQGDPYPDQDQDGMDDSWERTAGADPATNDAWKDSNGNGTANLEEFLAYREKQLAS is encoded by the coding sequence ATGGAAAGTGGCCCCCGCGTTTGCGTGTTCCGTGTGAGCGGCGTTATCCGGTTCACCGATCGCCCTCCAATAATTCGCGAACCCTATCTGACCATCGCTGGCCAGACGGCCCCTGGCGGAGGAATAACCTTGGCCCATGCTGGCGGTCCAAACGGCCGAACCCCGCTGGTCCTAAAGACCACCCATGACATCGTGGTTCAACACATCCGGATAAGGCCTGATATTTTCGGAGAAAATCGCGAATCCGAAGACGGAATAACCATCGAAAACAGCAGCCGCGTGATCATCGACCATGTCAGCGCCACCTGGGCGCGAGACGAACTGATCAACGGCTATGCGGACAACGATGAACTGACGATCAGCAATTCGATCTTTGCCCTCGGCATCCCTCCTCACGACAAATGCGCCCTCCTCGCAAGCGACCCGACTGATCGGCAGAACGTGAGCTTCATAGGCAACATCTGCGCGCACAATGGTGACCGCAATCCTGATGCAAACTTCCCGGTTCGGTCGTGCGTCGAAGTGGTCAACAACGTGTTCTACAACGGCCAGTCGGAATTCACCGAGGTCTGGGAGAGCGAAGGTGGGACACCGATCTCGATCGTTGGTAACACCTACATTGCCGGCCGAAACACGCACGCCGAAACGGTTGGAATTCAAAACGATCGTACGGAATCACTCGGGCAAGCGACAATTTACCTGTGGGACAATCGGTTCTTCGGCTCGTTCATCCACCTGGGCCCGAACGCGCGCGAGGCGTTGAGTCCTACCTCGCCTTGTCCTCTGACCGTGCACCCCAAGGAGGTGAATGCCGCCTACGATGCCGTCCTTGCGCAGGCCGGCGCCTGGCCACGTGACGATATCGATCGACGGGTGGTCGAGGATGTAAAAGGCCGCTCCGGACGCATCGGCGCCATGACCAGGGTCATTCCAGAAATCGCCCAGGGTGATCCTTATCCGGATCAAGACCAGGACGGCATGGACGATAGTTGGGAACGCACCGCGGGCGCAGATCCGGCGACAAATGACGCGTGGAAGGATTCCAACGGCAACGGAACCGCGAACCTCGAGGAATTCCTCGCTTATCGCGAAAAGCAGCTCGCTTCTTGA
- a CDS encoding glycosyltransferase family 4 protein has protein sequence MSLRGLLDRLDTAQFNVLIVPESTTGRLAQHYAGFRQIADPAPPRNSFVAGRQFGLLNFLRTFPAIAKRARFLKRHRVDIVHTNDGRTHASWALAAKLAGARLVWHHRGDPTARGIRYVAPLLADQILAVSSFALPGGKVGAARTAKVVHSPFDSSMTFDRQASRDKIIAELGLDPDTVLCGYFGLFIERKRPLKFVEAVGELAQLMDRPVAGVMFGEALDEAMPTSIGDHIAQLPANARVALMGYRTPGHEWLVGCDLLLVPAIDEPLGRTLVEAMLVGTPVVATNSGGNPEALANDCGVLCEGDDPTDMARKARDLLHDPEQVAAMVSRARARAVDNFSEERHVQSIEEIYLRLAG, from the coding sequence GTGTCCTTGCGAGGGCTCCTCGATCGCCTCGATACCGCACAGTTCAATGTTCTCATCGTCCCAGAGTCGACCACCGGCCGCCTCGCCCAGCACTACGCGGGATTTCGGCAGATTGCCGATCCGGCTCCTCCGCGAAACTCGTTCGTTGCTGGTCGACAGTTCGGTCTCCTGAATTTCCTGCGCACATTTCCGGCGATTGCCAAACGCGCTCGTTTTCTGAAGCGCCACCGGGTCGACATCGTCCACACCAATGATGGACGCACGCACGCGAGTTGGGCCTTGGCCGCAAAGCTCGCCGGCGCTCGCCTGGTCTGGCATCATCGCGGCGATCCAACCGCACGCGGCATTCGATATGTCGCTCCGCTGCTCGCGGACCAGATACTCGCGGTCTCGTCGTTCGCGCTTCCGGGCGGGAAAGTGGGTGCCGCCCGAACGGCCAAGGTCGTGCACAGCCCATTCGACAGCTCCATGACGTTCGATCGGCAAGCTTCCCGAGACAAGATCATCGCCGAGCTCGGATTGGATCCGGACACCGTGCTCTGCGGCTATTTCGGTTTGTTCATCGAACGCAAGCGACCGCTGAAGTTTGTCGAAGCCGTTGGTGAGCTTGCTCAGCTGATGGACCGGCCAGTAGCCGGGGTCATGTTCGGCGAAGCGCTCGATGAGGCGATGCCCACTTCAATAGGCGACCATATCGCGCAACTTCCTGCAAATGCTCGAGTTGCGCTTATGGGCTACCGTACTCCCGGCCATGAATGGCTGGTGGGTTGCGACCTCTTGCTCGTTCCAGCGATCGATGAGCCACTGGGACGCACCCTGGTCGAAGCGATGCTCGTCGGCACGCCAGTGGTCGCAACCAATTCGGGCGGAAACCCCGAGGCCCTCGCGAACGATTGCGGCGTCCTCTGCGAGGGCGATGATCCGACAGACATGGCCCGCAAGGCGCGGGACCTGCTGCATGACCCCGAGCAGGTTGCCGCCATGGTGTCCCGCGCTCGAGCAAGAGCAGTCGACAACTTTTCAGAAGAACGCCACGTCCAGTCGATCGAGGAAATCTATCTCCGGCTCGCCGGATGA
- a CDS encoding outer membrane beta-barrel protein — protein MKLRLSIAVLCNCVAYHALPLHAQTMVQTAPAVRGNDPEYRVRPTDVGGLALTVGSDLHLGYDDNIYAIPTDPIADEIVQLDVRADASHRSGPFDLDLHGAFGLRRYATYSTEDAETYRLASDLTWRPTEADALRLNAGYERAIEDRGDPEARDVRAIGPREIDIASAIAGYRRTSAKLLLDIEGSAVKNDAVSIIDADRDFTSYSGRATVGYRIGGSTFATATGFITTRDFRLETSLAGLLRNTTTYGGRLGFEVTPGGVLEGNFSIGVFKHEPAEPTIDSHTGLSAAGQLVYRPTRRAAIILDAFNGDVVTFRNGASGRTDTSVQLTWQHEIRHNLYSSLGAGYRHSKYRGSGLTEETAQGRFELEYLVSRNLSAVADASYGKRTSDVPFDEFERFRGGVAIRLRI, from the coding sequence GTGAAGTTACGCCTTTCGATCGCCGTATTGTGCAATTGCGTCGCGTACCACGCGCTGCCGCTCCATGCCCAAACCATGGTGCAGACGGCGCCGGCGGTGAGGGGCAACGACCCCGAGTATCGTGTTCGTCCGACCGACGTTGGCGGACTGGCGCTTACCGTCGGGAGCGATCTGCATCTTGGCTACGACGACAATATCTATGCCATCCCGACCGATCCCATTGCTGATGAGATCGTCCAGTTGGACGTCAGGGCCGACGCAAGCCACCGATCGGGCCCATTTGACCTGGATCTGCATGGAGCATTCGGCCTCCGGCGATACGCGACCTACAGCACCGAAGACGCCGAGACCTATCGCCTCGCAAGCGACCTGACCTGGCGGCCGACGGAAGCAGACGCGCTTCGGCTAAACGCCGGGTACGAGCGAGCGATCGAGGATCGTGGCGATCCCGAAGCTCGCGACGTCAGGGCGATCGGACCGCGCGAAATCGACATCGCTTCCGCGATTGCCGGATACCGCCGGACTTCAGCCAAGCTGCTTCTCGATATCGAGGGATCGGCCGTCAAGAATGACGCGGTATCGATCATCGACGCCGACCGCGATTTCACATCCTATTCGGGTAGAGCGACGGTGGGCTATCGGATCGGCGGTTCGACCTTCGCGACTGCAACCGGCTTCATAACCACGCGAGACTTTCGTCTAGAAACCTCGCTCGCCGGGCTTCTACGAAACACGACTACATATGGCGGACGACTGGGCTTTGAGGTGACGCCTGGTGGCGTCCTAGAAGGCAATTTCTCGATCGGTGTGTTCAAGCACGAACCGGCCGAGCCCACGATCGACAGTCACACGGGCCTCTCTGCAGCTGGACAGCTTGTCTATCGTCCCACTCGCCGGGCTGCGATTATCCTGGATGCCTTCAATGGCGATGTGGTCACGTTTCGGAACGGGGCAAGCGGAAGAACCGACACAAGCGTGCAGCTGACCTGGCAGCACGAAATCCGCCATAACCTCTACTCCAGCCTCGGCGCAGGTTATCGCCACAGCAAATATCGCGGCAGCGGTTTGACCGAGGAAACGGCGCAGGGACGGTTCGAGCTGGAGTATCTGGTCAGCCGCAATCTATCCGCTGTTGCCGACGCATCCTATGGCAAGCGCACCAGCGACGTTCCGTTCGATGAGTTCGAACGGTTCCGCGGCGGCGTGGCAATCCGCCTACGGATCTAG
- a CDS encoding polysaccharide biosynthesis/export family protein: MSSWRKTLLIFAQALLAAMVLQGCSSGLQGIPEMSADAAEYRAGAGDKIRITVQDLTAADGEYEVDDSGSISLPLVKAIPVDGLTLREIESKVEAAYLQSGILNQPVVSVQPVELRPFYVMGEVNQPGEFKYRQGMTVLAALSAAGGYTYRAKTGEVAITRTVQGQEVTTRADENTRVLPGDRIRVLERWF, encoded by the coding sequence ATGAGCTCCTGGAGGAAAACACTCCTAATCTTCGCGCAGGCCCTCCTTGCGGCGATGGTGCTTCAGGGGTGTAGCTCTGGCCTGCAAGGCATTCCGGAGATGTCAGCCGATGCGGCCGAGTATCGCGCAGGTGCCGGCGACAAGATTCGGATCACGGTGCAGGACCTGACCGCTGCCGACGGGGAATACGAGGTCGACGATAGCGGCTCGATCTCGCTTCCGCTGGTCAAGGCAATCCCCGTGGATGGTTTGACGCTTCGAGAGATCGAAAGCAAAGTCGAGGCCGCGTATCTTCAGTCCGGCATTCTCAACCAGCCCGTCGTAAGCGTGCAGCCCGTCGAGCTGCGCCCGTTCTACGTCATGGGTGAAGTCAATCAGCCGGGTGAATTCAAGTACCGGCAGGGGATGACGGTTCTCGCCGCCCTTTCTGCCGCGGGCGGATACACTTACCGAGCCAAAACCGGTGAGGTGGCGATCACCCGCACGGTTCAGGGGCAAGAAGTCACCACTCGGGCCGATGAAAACACACGCGTCTTACCTGGCGATCGAATTCGAGTTCTCGAGCGCTGGTTCTGA
- a CDS encoding sulfotransferase family protein translates to MTTDSRDTDWHPAFIVIGAAKAATTWIQMQLQANPAIFMPDPEPHFFSREFEKSLEFYESFFSGRPATGALIGEKSADYLSHDQAAERIAAMLPKVRLVVQLRDPVERAYSDYKMLFRRGTVRGQPEEYLSSLDNPQPRFLNDGLYGEHLSRWLDHFDREQIFAFRFEDVERDPEQVVRSTSQHIGAKAYFDPGLADKHENSSQSPLLPLPIRKALAPLKDSVRPVRGTKLFEGARSLLARQVAYPPLRPDLRERMTEFYQKDIERAEKLLDLDLSHWKVPASEIAA, encoded by the coding sequence ATGACGACGGATTCGCGTGACACGGATTGGCATCCTGCATTCATTGTGATCGGCGCTGCAAAGGCGGCGACCACGTGGATTCAAATGCAGTTGCAGGCGAACCCGGCAATCTTCATGCCCGATCCGGAACCGCACTTCTTCAGCCGGGAGTTCGAGAAGAGCTTGGAATTCTACGAGAGCTTCTTTTCCGGCAGGCCCGCTACAGGCGCATTGATCGGCGAAAAATCGGCCGACTACCTGTCACATGACCAGGCAGCAGAGCGCATCGCAGCCATGTTGCCGAAGGTGAGGCTGGTCGTGCAGCTTCGCGACCCCGTCGAACGGGCCTATTCCGACTACAAGATGCTCTTCCGCCGCGGCACCGTGCGAGGCCAGCCTGAAGAGTATCTCAGCTCCCTGGACAACCCCCAGCCGCGATTCCTGAATGACGGATTGTACGGCGAGCATCTGTCGCGATGGCTCGACCATTTCGATCGCGAGCAGATATTTGCCTTCCGTTTTGAGGATGTGGAGCGCGATCCTGAACAAGTGGTGCGGTCGACCTCGCAGCACATCGGAGCGAAGGCCTATTTCGATCCAGGGCTCGCGGACAAGCACGAAAACAGCAGCCAGTCACCGCTTCTGCCGCTGCCGATACGCAAGGCGTTGGCCCCGCTCAAAGATAGCGTCCGACCGGTTCGCGGCACCAAGCTCTTCGAGGGGGCCCGATCGCTCTTGGCGAGGCAGGTAGCCTATCCACCCTTGAGGCCCGATCTGCGGGAACGAATGACTGAGTTCTACCAGAAAGACATCGAACGGGCGGAGAAGTTACTCGATCTCGACCTCTCGCACTGGAAGGTTCCGGCATCGGAGATTGCTGCCTGA
- a CDS encoding DegT/DnrJ/EryC1/StrS family aminotransferase: MKEASAAHFRSELPSDFSDDLSTADHALPPVRSQWPRHEDDEIDAVAEVLRTGQVNSLVHGKQNALFAREFASYIGMDHAFCVANGTVSLELALRALDVGPGDEVIVPARSFFATASCVLASGAMPVFADVLPDSQNIDPVSVERLIGARTRAIICVHLAGWPCDMRALVGLAEKYGLFLIEDCAQAHGAEIEGRRVGSFGDISSFSFCTDKIMSTGGEGGMVLFKDRRHHDIAWSYKDHGKNPAKLTDGKGVPGEFRYIHDGPGSNYRLTEMQAAIGRKQLRRLPEWLDCRARNVEVLTTALEGHPSLDVFQPPASVRSAWYKFYVQLRERLDEPIQHYRARVIAKLTAKGIPVATGSCPDMSKEEAFAGLPIRKDGVLPAAAGLAGRTLMFPVDHTLSEADMARIADSLVEALA; encoded by the coding sequence ATGAAGGAAGCGAGCGCCGCTCACTTTCGTTCGGAACTACCGTCAGACTTCAGCGATGATCTGTCCACGGCAGATCACGCCCTGCCGCCCGTGCGTAGCCAGTGGCCGCGTCACGAGGACGACGAGATCGACGCCGTAGCCGAAGTGTTGCGAACTGGTCAGGTGAACAGCCTGGTCCATGGCAAGCAAAACGCGCTCTTCGCACGAGAGTTCGCGAGCTACATCGGCATGGATCATGCCTTCTGTGTGGCCAACGGAACAGTGTCGCTGGAACTGGCACTGCGCGCCTTGGACGTTGGGCCGGGGGACGAGGTCATCGTTCCCGCGCGGAGCTTCTTTGCGACCGCAAGCTGTGTGCTCGCTTCCGGGGCAATGCCGGTGTTCGCCGATGTCTTGCCGGACAGCCAGAACATCGATCCCGTCTCGGTCGAGCGCCTGATTGGGGCGCGCACCAGAGCGATCATCTGCGTCCATCTAGCCGGATGGCCTTGCGACATGCGAGCGCTAGTCGGCCTGGCGGAGAAGTATGGCCTGTTCCTGATCGAGGATTGTGCCCAGGCCCACGGAGCCGAGATAGAGGGGCGTCGCGTGGGTTCGTTCGGGGATATTTCCTCGTTTTCCTTCTGCACCGACAAGATCATGTCCACGGGAGGGGAAGGGGGCATGGTCCTGTTCAAGGACCGTCGGCACCACGACATTGCCTGGTCCTACAAGGATCACGGGAAGAACCCCGCAAAGCTCACCGACGGCAAGGGCGTACCTGGCGAATTCCGGTACATCCACGACGGGCCGGGCTCCAATTACCGCCTGACCGAGATGCAGGCCGCTATCGGCAGAAAGCAATTGCGGCGTTTGCCGGAGTGGCTTGATTGCCGGGCGCGCAACGTCGAAGTCCTTACCACGGCATTGGAAGGCCATCCGAGCCTTGACGTCTTCCAGCCTCCCGCATCAGTCCGGAGTGCATGGTACAAATTCTACGTTCAGCTCCGCGAGCGCCTGGACGAGCCAATCCAGCACTACCGTGCTCGCGTTATCGCCAAGCTGACGGCCAAAGGCATTCCCGTGGCCACAGGCTCCTGCCCCGACATGAGCAAGGAAGAAGCGTTTGCCGGGTTACCCATCAGGAAGGATGGTGTCCTGCCTGCGGCTGCTGGGCTTGCCGGGCGGACGCTCATGTTCCCGGTAGATCATACACTTAGCGAAGCGGACATGGCCCGCATTGCCGATAGTCTGGTCGAGGCCCTGGCATGA